The DNA segment tttataaaatatttaattctttaaattttgtaaCTTAGAGACGCGTTTTAACTCAAAATATTTGACACAAGTTTTAACTTAGCAAAAGTTAAATTAGAatattcaaaaattaaacatttttatttaaaaagaattGACCCTTATTGGAAGataagttaaataaaaatatttgttttaaaatcagTCCTTAAAACTTACTACAATTGCGTAGTTAGAAGCTCCTTCCAATATGTTGTGTTCGTgcgtgttatatatatatatatatgcacacACGggcacatatatatatatatatcactttcTTTATTAGTTCACTTTAAACAgttaagaaaaactttaaacatataataatatatattaataattttaaaagataaatacatATTTTGTCTATATTGTCTTTGTGTCGGTATATCACCACTCCAGTTTTATggattttataaatttcttgTGAATGAAAAAGTTGAAAATGATTAAGATTGTTCAGAAAGAGCCACAATAACTGTAACCATCACAATAGTAATCTGCCAATTGTTTCAGAAATACGCACATGGACTCAAACTCTCCATCTTCAGTCTTCAACCAGAAGGGGACCAACAGTGACCACACCATGCTACCTCCACAACAAATGGAGACAAATAATCTTCTATTTTCACTCCACAAACAATTACTTTCAAAACATCttcttttagttttcaaattattttcttgtttaaaaTTTGCTTATCGAATATAAgtaaaattatcaacaaaatcaCATAAAACACTCACTTTTTCCaggaatataatattataagcAGAGACTGATACTTCTGATTAGCCAACTTTACACAGAACAAACCAAAGTAACCATGGCTAGATAATCCCACCACAAGTCCATAACACTTGAACTTGTTCAAGGGCAAGACATGATCACTTTATTCTAAAGGGTGTTTAGACCTAACACCAGAGTACACGAAAACAGAAACAAAGACATAAATTTTTGTAAGCTTTTTAAAAAACAGATAATAgttaattattgtaattattcCTGCTGCTAATGCTAATTAAGGTCCAATCTCTGCTTCAAGCTTTCGCAATCCAACCTCACTTGCAAGTACAGGGGTCGCATTGGCAGTTACCTCCACACTTGCAGCCACCATTCTCACCAGAAACACCCATTTCAGCACCTTCGAATTGAGCCTTAACAGGTGCCACTCCCATGACCAAAGTCTCAGTGGTTGTCTGCTCCGTGTAGCTCAAGTCTGGGTACATCTTGCAGCTGCAGAacaaccaaaaacaaaaaaattaagaaaacaaaaagtcTAAGGGAAATTTAAACAACACAGGGGTAAAAAATCCTCTCATGATTATTTTAACATGAAAACATTGCGTTTCTCTCTTCTTAACAGTGCACAAACATTTAATATGGTTCATTTGCATCATGATCAGGTGAATTCACATTCAACATGTATCAGGACTCCCAGAAACATTTTCCCAGAAATAAAATCCTCGTGGAGATTCTAACAACCATAGATCAACTCAAAGGGTATCCAAAAAGCCAAATAAATCGAAACACCGCAATCTTTAAACAAGTGAAAGAGACCATCAAAGCGGTCAGAGTTTAACTCGCAAAAACGCaagtaagaagaaaaaaaaaattaaaagtactaACTTTTATACAAATTCAACAAAAAAGGGTACCcagatagaaataaaaaaacccCAGAAACCTTCCCGTGTAGAAGAAAAACAAATCTACATGTTCTGTACAAGCAAAATAAATGTTCAGGTTATCACAATATCCCCATGCAAGAAAATTAACAAAGCGTGAACTTTCATGCAGTTCAGCCAAAAGGGTCTCCATAAAGCAAGTTAAAATCCAGGAAGAAGACCCTCCCAAAAGGAAAACCATTTTCCGACATATAAAACGAAGACACAACAAAGGCACTATAACCTCACTCACCCTGAGCAGCCGTTGCCGCACTTGCAGCCACTTCCGCAACCACAGTTACCACCACAGCAAGACATTTTCTCAGGTACCAAAAAACAGACACAGAGGAAAAGAAGATAACGACGAAGAACAAGTCACAACAACAATTATTACGCACTAGTTCGAGTTTCAAGGCGAAGCGATGATCCCAATTTATAGCAAAATTGAGTGGAGAGAGAGTGAAATTTCCACCGTCCACGTGTCTACATCTCACGGTGCTCCTAATCCTCTTGCGGATCTCCACACACGTCGACGTCGTTTTCGACACGTCATTGTAGCTAGTCTTGCGGTGGGGTTTTCTTGCGTGTTCTAAAATGTACGTTTGAGAAGTTTTGAGCCGTGGGATGAGATGTTTGATTTCGGTCAAGGGAGAGAATCAACGGTGAGAGTAGATGTGATGGAAGGCGTGAAAATATCTCTGGAAATTGTGACGACGTGGCACTCGTTCAATCATCATTCTATCAATTTCTCATCAATGGTTCTTACCCCTTTCGAttattaaagattttaattttttattgttaagtGAAGATATTTTTGGAATGGTTAGGAAGATTAATATTTgtcataaataattaaaactatttttggaCAAGATcgttgaaaataattaaattcttttgggttgtaataaaaataacttttatataagacgatgaaaatttttattaaaactaatCATAAATTATAAACTTGTAGATTTATAAATgtatcaatttttaattttttaaaatttaacttttattatttcataCTTATAACtatgaattattttttctaaaaaaaaataaatttgaatctttaaatttaaattttccaAACATGCTCGAAGACTACTACTTTTCACTTTGATAACAACTTAAGTTGAATATTACATCCTAGTGTGAAtagttaaaattgaattaaaagtaATAGGTTAtgttactttttaaaatttatcgAATTTAAACAGTAGTaatttgacattaaattttGATTATGTGTTAGTGTACTATATTTCATATTTACTCATcacttatataaaaaataataatatctcACTAACTGTGTCccatatacatataatataatatatatttatcaattaattattttataatatatatatttttatgggTTAGAAAACTTTTGATATACTCTTCATTTTTCTACGTCAACCtctaatatattttagtttctCATGTTCCGTCTCGGTGTATTTATAAAAGGTTTTCCAAACATTTAAATCAGTACTGATATTATTTTGTGGTTAAGGATAACGAGTATTATTAAATGCGAGTTTTAACTTATCGttatcaatttatttataaatatatgttgGATCTATAAACCTAAATTAGTACATTTATCACGATTAATCCCTATATTAATGTAATAGTATGTATAA comes from the Phaseolus vulgaris cultivar G19833 chromosome 8, P. vulgaris v2.0, whole genome shotgun sequence genome and includes:
- the LOC137823710 gene encoding metallothionein-like protein 2 is translated as MSCCGGNCGCGSGCKCGNGCSGCKMYPDLSYTEQTTTETLVMGVAPVKAQFEGAEMGVSGENGGCKCGGNCQCDPCTCK